Proteins encoded within one genomic window of Vanrija pseudolonga chromosome 3, complete sequence:
- the ABCB6 gene encoding ABC transporter B family member 6: MANNDDPGTTTPRTSGPSRASSLKGAMESIALAAASISSKTTNRIRRKPVPSPPPDDEEEGVEQDEDPFAKVDTPHQTPHPLTRRNDAWAGSVDTFYGDEEVLATRPETHSARASWGVGPSLGVHSSASSTRADPDASSARLGTDESTHGLLHASSRVDSDKEIPTNASAPEAIVDPANPRRSIYPPAGFNVFPSAADTYPPQRPASPPLTERSSPPPVRARFRYLITLAPRRLQLTTLLPALFFSVAGALVQPYMTIVIGNAFGALAKYPPGPPLTPPQTPEQKQKLVSDVGTASIKLLVTGLVAWVLEYFKTSAWYHFGEGLTDHLRRLVFDGVQRKPMAWFDVGMGMQNDEGVKEEEGANVAVGMGGLMAKFTRETDDVRIATITGIPKTVQSVITFLMCLGLALYKNPKLAVVTLSAVPLLIGINMVTRTICQPLYAVERRGFAEASTDVERSTAAIATVKVHNAQATELDRFRRPINNARDSLFKQGLVWGACFGSTNALIFTIFVAGFWYGAKIVHDGEASVSNVMTVFWACLMGTSALQGGFLPLGFITKGAMSLASLLTVIQDDDSLRTPGPEDGKGIIPPRCQGSFDLHEVFFAYPSRPEDNVLSGVTMFLPTGETTFVVGGSGSGKSTIAQLLLRLYEPDFGDIVFDNIDFDELDMTFTGQQIAAIQQGCILFDLSVHDNVAMGMVGSGPNKEGKIRTPAEVTRDEVIEACRLADIHDFIMSLPEGYETRLGTGGSQLSGGQRQRLAIARARIRNPTVLILDEATSALDVTSRVIVFEAIKAWRKNQTTIVITHDLSQIGQDDFVYVMNHGVVAEQGFRFDLMAMDGRNGSSLGVFAALAAEQNVAPVPPKEHETWHDASAVQDAIVTRGPEHPDYIPTWARPTSMMAEPDIDYFNNPLASLGDAVVTPGVTRRRSVGVRRRSQHFGEEKEKSAETHRRSVSMEDKPVPGRSQQFAEDNIARQRSTSIENKSEPQPERPSTAQSDRKVSFSPPFVSPPDLTLAQHRLAWSAQDLGNGPFHQRATVGALVPKRASGESYHYVLKRTTREIQASAEQAHLDLNPGSVAAVAAPAGKRRGLFATIWWYIPSVPYKPALCFGLLAAVLEGAQTPIWSFFISKLMALVGAPNAAAELPKTGGILIGLSVSGGLFLFLQAYILQGVSAMWTAKIRAEAYERVLAQDKAWFDDPAHSPARMVQHLIKDVDDMRHLISTVLPKIVVVTMMMGLGLVWAMVAGWQLTLVGLSLTPLFVAMFAGTEGILSRTEIHNKVRRENVARAFYESVANIRGIRSMGLESSFRDKFTEHAEDARKSGQDAAWLNGIGLGVAVAIPIFAQAIMNYVGAVFIKQAIMNYATMLQVYTLVLFSLTFGAQVLSFIPFVSKAKAAAHDFGGLFILSTATQESTGIHPFPAGTDIAFEGVAFRYPTRPDVSVFFGLSLSIKAGECVAIVGPSGSGKTTIAALLQRLYEPSSGTVSLGGVDLSTIKVAWLRAHIAVVSQTASLFDASVADNIAYGSKDVTREDIIAACKQANIHEFILSLPRGYDTNLGENAALISGGQAQRLQIARALVRKSRILILDECTSALDIENQRTVLDTILRVRGAQTTIFITHSLEVMKHCDRLICLGDGLVAEEGSYAELIARGGVFAKLTRTGEWE; the protein is encoded by the exons ATGgccaacaacgacgacccgggcacaacgacgccgcgcaccagcggcccgtcgcgcgcctcgtcgctcaagGGCGCGATGGAGAgcatcgccctcgccgcggcctccatctcgtccaAGACGACAAACCGTATCCGGCGCAAGCCTGTGCCGTCTCCACCaccagacgacgaggaggagggcgtggAACAGGACGAGGACCCCTTCGCCAAAGTCGACACTCCACACCAGACTCCGCACCCCCTCACGCGGCGCAACGACGCGTGGGCTGGGTCGGTCGACACATTctacggcgacgaggaggtcctTGCCACCCGTCCCGAGACGCACTCGGCACGCGCAAGCTGGGGCGTGGGGCCGTCGCTTGGCGTGCACTCGTCCGCTAGTAGCACTCGAGCCGACCCAgacgccagcagcgcgaggctcGGCACGGACGAGAGCACCCATGGCCTCCTGCATGCGAGCAGTCGAGTTGACTCGGACAAGGAGATTCCGACGAACGCGTCTGCCCCCGAGGCCATAgtcgaccccgccaaccCTCGCCGCTCAATCTACCCGCCTGCCGGGTTCAACGTGTTCCCTTCTGCGGCAGACACGTACCCGCCACAGCGccccgcatcgccgccgttAACGGAGAGgagctcgccaccaccagtcCGGGCGAGATTCAGATACCTGATCACActtgcgccgcgccgcctaCAGCTCACTACACTCCTCCCCGCACTGTTCTTCTCGgtcgctggcgcgctcgtccaGCCGTACATGACTATCGTTATCGGCAACGCGTTTGGCGCACTGGCAAAGTACCCGCCAGGCCCGCCGTtaacgccgccgcagacgccAGAGCAGAAACAGAAGCTTGTCTCCGACGTCGGCACGGCCTCGATCAAGCTCCTAGTCACTGGCCTTGTCGCCTGGGTGCTGGAATACTTTAAGACCTCTGCATGGTATCACTTTGGCGAGGGCCTCACGgaccacctccgccgccttgTATtcgacggcgtgcagcgcAAACCCATGGCATGGTTTGACGTCGGGATGGGCATGCAGAACGACGAAGGGGTgaaggaggaagagggcgcAAATGTGGCGGTCGGTATGGGCGGTCTCATGGCCAAGTTTACTCG TGAAACGGACGACGTCCGCATCGCGACTATCACAGGCATTCCCAAGACGGTGCAGTCGGTGATCACCTTCCTCATGTGTCTCGGGCTGGCGCTGTACAAGAACCCCAAACTTGCGGTTGTCACTCTGTCGGCGGTTCCCCTGCTCATTGGAATCAACATGGTCACACGGACAATCTGCCAGCCGCTGTACGCtgtcgagcggcggggaTTCGCGGAGGCATCGACCGATGTCGAGCGGAGCACGGCAGCTATCGCGACCGTCAAAGTGCACAATGCACAGGCGACCGAGCTGGACCGCTTCCGACGCCCGATCAACAACGCGCGTGACTCGCTCTTCAAGCAAGGCTTGGTCTGGGGCGCATGCTTTGGCTCAACCAACGCCCTCATCTTTACCATCTTTGTAGCCGGTTTCTGGTACGGCGCCAAGATCgtgcacgacggcgaggcgagcgtaTCCAACGTCATGACCGTCTTCTGGGCGTGTCTGATGGGCACTAGTGCGCTGCAGGGCGGATTCCTTCCTCTGGGTTTCATCACCAAGGGCGCAATGTCGCTTGCTTCGCTGTTGACAGTCATccaagacgacgacagcctGCGCACGCCCGGACCAgaggacggcaagggcaTCATCCCACCACGCTGCCAGGGTTCGTTCGACCTGCACGAAGTGTTCTTTGCGTATCCTTCGAGGCCGGAAGACAACGTGCTGTCTGGTGTCACAATGTTCCTCCCCACTGGCGAGACGACGTTCGTCGTAGGCGGCTCAGGCTCGGGCAAGTCGACGATTGCACAACTGTTGCTCCGGCTCTACGAGCCAGACTTTGGCGACATTGTCTTTGACAAcatcgactttgacgagctcgacatgACGTTCACGGGCCAGCAAATCGCCGCCATCCAGCAGGGATGCATTCTCTTCGACTTGTCGGTGCACGACAACGTCGCAATGGGTATGGTTGGCTCGGGGCCAAACAAGGAAGGCAAGATCAGGACACCGGCAGAGGtcacgcgcgacgaggtgatcGAGGCGTGCAGGCTCGCCGACATTCACGACTTTATCATGTCCCTTCCGGAGGGATACGAGACGCGGTTGGGTACCGGTGGTTCGCAACTCAGCGGAGGGCAGCGGCAAAGGCTTGCCATCGCCCGTGCGAGGATCCGTAACCCGACGGTCCTGATTTTGG ACGAGGCCACCTCTGCCCTCGACGTCACCTCGCGAGTAATCGTCTTCGAGGCCATCAAAGCGTGGCGCAAGAACCAGACCACCATTGTCATCACGCACGACCTGTCGCAGATAGGCCAAGACGACTTTGTGTACGTCATGAACCATGGCGTGGTCGCCGAGCAAGGGTTCCGCTTCGACCTCATGGCCATGGACGGGCGTAACGGGTCGTCGTTGGGCGTGTTCGCCGCACTGGCAGCCGAGCAGAACGTCGCGCCCGTCCCGCCGAAAGAACACGAGACGTGGcacgacgcgagcgcggtgcAGGACGCCATTGTAACCCGCGGGCCCGAGCACCCAGACTACATCCCGACCTGGGCGCGCCCGACGAGCATGATGGCCGAGCCCGACATCGACTACTTTAACAACCCACTGGCGTCGTTAGGGGATGCTGTTGTGACACCTGGCGTTACCCGGCGCCGGTCGGTGGgtgtgcgccgccgctcgcagCACTttggcgaggagaaggagaagtcTGCGGAGACACACCGGCGCAGCGTCTCAATGGAGGACAAGCCCGTGCCTGGCCGCTCGCAGCAGTTTGCCGAGGACAACATCGCACGCCAGCGGAGCACATCGATTGAGAACAAGTCCGAGCCCCAACCCGAACGCCCGTCCACAGCACAGAGTGATCGCAAAGTATCGTTCTCGCCGCCTTTTGTTTCGCCGCCCGACCTGACTCTCGCTCAGCACAGGCTTGCTTGGTCGGCACAGGACCTGGGCAACGGGCCGTTCCACCAGCGCGCAActgtcggcgcgctggtgcCGAAGCGAGCAAGCGGCGAGAGCTACCACTACGTCCTGAAGCGGACCACGAGAGAAATCCAGGCTTCGGCGGAGCAAGCGCACCTGGACCTGAACCCGGGGTCTGTggcggccgtcgctgccccAGCCGGGAAGCGGCGCGGGCTATTCGCCACAATATGGTGGTACATCCCATCCGTGCCATACAAGCCTGCGCTGTGCTTCGGgctgctcgcggccgtgctcgaAGGTGCCCAGACGCCGATCTGGTCCTTCTTCATCTCCAAGCTCATGGCGCTCGTGGGCGCacccaacgccgccgccgagctccccAAAACCGGCGGCATCCTCATCGGGCTGTCCGTCTCGGGcggcctcttcctcttcctgcAAGCGTACATCCTGCAGGGCGTCTCGGCGATGTGGACGGCCAAGATCCGCGCGGAGGCATacgagcgcgtgctcgcgcagGACAAGGCGTGGTTTGACGACCCGGCTCATAGCCCCGCACGCATGGTGCAGCACCTGATCAAGGACGTAGACGACATGCGGCACCTCATCTCGACCGTGTTGCCGAAGATTGTCGTGGTCACCATGATGATggggctcgggctcgtctGGGCCATGGTGGCCGGGTGGCAGCTGACGCTCGTCGGGCTGTCACTCACCCCGCTCTTTGTGGCCATGTTCGCTGGCACAGAGGGGATCCTCTCTCGCACCGAGATCCACAACAAGGTTCGCCGGGAGAACGTCGCGCGCGCATTCTACGAGAGCGTGGCTAATATCCGCGGGATCCGCTCCATGGGACTCGAAAGCTCGTTCCGTGACAAGTTcaccgagcacgccgaggacgcgcgcaAGTCGGGGCAGGACGCCGCGTGGCTCAACGGTATCGGGCTCGGCGTTGCCGTTGCCATCCCGATCTTCGCGCAGGCCATCATGAACTATGTCGGCGCGGTGTTCATCAAGCAGGCCATCATGAACTACGCGACCATGCTGCAGGTGTACACGCTCGTCCTGTTCAGTCTCACCTTTGGTGCGCAGGTCCTCTCCTTCA TTCCCTTCGtgtccaaggccaaggctgccgcgcACGACTTTGGCGGCCTCTTCATCCTGTCCACCGCCACGCAGGAAAGTACCGGGATCCATCCCTTCCCAGCGGGCACCGACATTGCCTTTGAAGGCGTCGCGTTCCGGTACCCCACTCGGCCTGACGTGTCCGTCTTCTTCGGCCTCTCGCTCTCGATCAAGGCGGGCGAGtgcgtcgccatcgtcggccCCTCAGGATCAGGCAAGACGACAatcgcggcgctcctccagCGCCTGTACGAGCCATCGAGCGGCACCGTgtccctcggcggcgtcgacctgtcAACCATCAAGGTCGCGTGGCTGCGCGCACACATCGCCGTCGTATCGCAGACGGCGTCCCTCTTCGACGCCTCAGTGGCCGACAACATCGCCTACGGGAGCAAGGACGTGACGCGGGAGGACATTATCGCGGCGTGCAAGCAGGCCAACATTCACGAGTTTATCCTGTCCCTCCCGCGGGGGTACGACACGAATCTGGGCGAGAACGCGGCCCTCATCTCGGGCGGCCAGGCGCAGAGGCTGCAgattgcgcgcgcgctggtgcGCAAGTCGCGCATTCTGATCCTCGACGAGTGTacctcggcgctcgacatTGAGAACCAGCGTACCGTCCTCGACACGATTCTGCGCGTGCGTGGCGCCCAGACGACCATCTTCATCACGCACTCGCTCGAGGTGATGAAGCACTGCGACCGCCTCATTTGTCTCGGGGACGGACTGGTCGCGGAGGAGGGGAGTTACGCCGAGCTCATTGCGCGTGGTGGCGTGTTTGCAAAGCTTACGCGCACGGGCGAGTGGGAGTAG
- the lgd1_0 gene encoding L-galactonate dehydratase: MSGKITHFSVHDIRFPTNITGDGTDAMNKECDYSAAYIIVHTDAGLEGRGMTFTIGRGNEIVCFAINEIAKRIVGKDADEIFADMGAFWNFLVADPQHRWLGPEKGVIHLATAAVSNALWDMFAKARGKPLWKLIVDFTPEEFVKATAFRYITDAITPEEALALLKEKEATKAAREANVIEKGYPAYTTSVGWLGYDDAKVERLTKEALAQGFNHFKLKVGADPADDLRRGLLIRSIIDNPANIPAGRTVDPASIEGKNAGPTGCVLMVDANQVWDVPQAIEYMGKLEPLKPWFIEEPTAPDDAVGHAAIRKALKPLNIGVATGEHAHNRMTFKQLLQLDAIDVCQIDSCRVGGVNEILGILLMSAKYGVPVCPHAGGVGLCAMVIHLILIDYIAVSGSMERNVLEWIDHLHENFKYPPSVNAQGRYNVPLEAQCGYSVDFLDEAIAEFTFPEGTYWTTRAAAEAKAAKLNGANGATANGHANGNGVAVNGHANGHANGH; the protein is encoded by the exons ATGTCGGGCAAGATCACCCACTTCAGCGTCCATG ACATCCGCTTCCCTACCAACATCACGGGCGATGGCACGGACGCGATGAACAAGGAGTGCGACTACTCGGCCGCCTACATCATCGTGCACACTGACGCCGGGCTCGAGGGACGCGGCATGACCTTCA CCATCGGCCGCGGAAACGAGATTGTCTGCTTCGCCATCAACGAGATCGCTAAGCGCatcgtcggcaaggacgccgacgagatctTTGCCGACATGGGCGCGTTCTGGAACTTTT TGGTCGCCGACCCGCAGCACCGCTGGCTCGGCCCCGAGAAGGGCGTGATCCacctcgcgacggccgccgtgTCCAACGCGCTGTGGGACATGTTCGCCAAGGCGCGTGGCAAGCCGCTCTGGAAGCTGATTGTGGACTTTACCCCCGAGGA GTTCGTCAAGGCGACTGCGTTCCGGTACATCACGGACGCGATCACGCCtgaggaggcgctcgccctcctcaaggagaaggaggccaccaaggcggcgcgcgaggccaacGTCATCGAGAAGGGATACCCCGCATACACTACCTCTgtcggctggctgggctacgacgacgccaaggtcgagcgTCTGACcaaggaggcgctcgcgcagggCTTCAACCACTTCAAGCTCAAGGTGGGCGCCGACCCGGCCGACGACCTGCGCCGCGGGCTGCTCATCCGCTCCATCATCGACAACCCGGCCAACATCCCCGCTGGGCGTACGGTCGACCCCGCGTCGATCGAGGGCAAGAACGCCGGCCCGACCGGCTGCGTGCTCATGGTCGACGCCAACCAGGTGTGGGACGTGCCCCAGGCGATCGAGTACATGGGCAAGCTGGAGCCGCTCAAGCCGTGGTTTATCGAGGAGCCCACGgcgcccgacgacgcggtgggCCACGCGGCGATccgcaaggcgctcaagcCGCTCAacatcggcgtcgcgacaggcgagcacgcgcacaaCCGCATGACGTTCAAGcagctcctccagctcgacgcgatcGACGTGTGCCAGATCGACTCgtgccgcgtcggcggcgtcaacgaGATCCTCGGCATCCTGCTCATGAGCGCAAAGTACGGCGTGCCCGTGTGCccgcacgccggcggcgtgggacTGTGTGCGATGGTCATTCACCTCATTCTGATCGACTACATCGCCGTCTCGGGCAGCATGGAGCGCAATGTTCTCGAGTGGATCGACCACCTCCACGAGAACTTCAAGTACCCCCCAAGCGTCAACGCGCAGGGACGGTACAATGTCCCCCTCGAGGCGCAGTGTGGATACTCGGTCGACTTCTTGGACGAGGCCATCGCAGAGTTCACGTTCCCAGAGGGAACCTActggacgacgcgcgccgccgccgaggccaaggccgccaagctcaacgGTGCCAACGGCGCTACCGCCAACGGCCACGCAAACGGCAACGGAGTGGCCGTCAACGGACACGCGAACGGCCACGCCAACGGCCACTAA
- the DSK2 gene encoding Ubiquitin domain-containing protein DSK2 — protein sequence MADAAASSSSSEITITVKGPSELKLSITIDPSKTVLDLKEAVAAKSDTAADRQRLIYSGKVLKDADEISTYKIQTGHTIHMVKGAPKPADAPAAAAPRLPAQMGTGINTGNVVDGIENHHHGLAGFNPFTGMGLGNLNDPNAMTGLMDNPEFLRQMSDLMSRPEVLEQMINSNPQLQAMGPQARQIMQSPMFRQMISNPETLRSMMQMQAAMQGGGGAGGFGGLPPGFGGGFPGFGGAGAGAGAGAGADAPPSDPFPNLFAPNAGATAAAPAAGAGAAGATAERAAGAAAGTGAAAGAGAIPPNPFAALFGAPGAAGAGAGAGFNPFAPGANPFAGGANPYGAFDPSLLFGAPPAAAAARDTRPPEEIYATQLGQLNAMGLWDAQKNIRALRSTGGNVEAAIELIFSGQLDN from the exons ATGGCCGACGCTGCagcttcctcctccagctcggaGATCACAAT CACCGTCAAGGGCCCCTCGGAGCTCAAGCTGTCCATCACGATCGACCCGTCCAAGAcggtcctcgacctcaaggaggccgtcgcggccaagagcgacaccgccgccgaccgccaGCGCCTGATCTACTCGG GCAAGGTcctcaaggacgccgacgagatctCGACGTACAAGATTCAGACGGGCCACACGATCCACATGGTCAAGGgcgcgcccaagcccgctgacgctcctgccgccgctgctccccgCCTCCCTGCCCAGATGGGCACCGGCATCAACACGggcaacgtcgtcgacggcatcgagaaccaccaccac GGTCTTGCCGGCTTCAACCCTTTCACCGGCATGGGCCTCGGTAACCTCAACGACCCCAACGCT ATGACTGGCCTGATGGACAACCCCGAGTTCCTGCGCCAGATGAGCGACCTCATGTCGAGGcccgaggtccttgagcag ATGATCAACTCGAACCCCCAGCTCCAGGCCATGGGCCCCCAGGCGCGCCAGATCATGCAGAGCCCCATGTTCCGCCAGATGATTAGCAACCCCGAGACGCTCCGTTCG atGATGCAGATGCAGGCAGCCATGcagggcggtggtggtgctggcggctTCGGTGGCCTTCCTCCTGGATTCGGTGGTGGCTTCCCTGGCtttggcggtgccggcgctggcgctggtgcggGTGCTGGAGCCGACGCCCCTCCCTCGGACCCCTTCCCCAACCTCTTCGCTCCTAAtgccggcgcgacggcggctgccccagccgctggcgctggagctgctggcgccaCTGCTGAgcgtgctgctggtgccgcggcgggcacgggtgctgctgccggcgcgggcgctaTTCCTCCCAACCCCTTCGCCGCCCTCTTCGGTGCCCCCGgtgctgccggtgccggtgctggtgctggcttCAACCCCTTCGCGCCTGGAGCCAACCCCTTCGCTGGCGGCGCCAACCCGTACGGCGCGTTCGACCCGTCCCTCCTGTTTGGTGCTCcccctgccgctgccgctgccaggGATACCCGTCCTCCCGAGGAGATCTACGCgacccagctcggccagctcaaCGCCATGGGCCTGTGGGACGCTCAGAAGAACATCCGTGCGCTCCGTTCGACGggcggcaacgtcgaggccgccatTGAGCTCATCTTTTCGGGCCAGCTTGACAactag
- the coaA gene encoding Coactosin — translation MADVKDPKIAEAYELVRSDKSDETWLRLDYESDKSDKLVLSETGTGDLDEFTSKLDPAKASFGFVRVKYANDEHSFREKFTLVTWIGENVKIMRRAKVSVHTADVKSIIRSYSIEVSASTPKDLEVDEVVQRLRRAGGANYDRSKFD, via the exons ATGGCCGACGTCAAGGACCCCAAGATCGCCGAGG CTTACGAGCTTGTCCGTTCCGACAAGAGCGACGAGACCTGGCTCCGTCTCGACTACGAG TCGGACAAGTCggacaagctcgtcctcAGCGAAACCGGCACTGGTGACCTCGACGAGTTCACCTCcaagctcgaccccgccaaggCGTCGTTCGGCTTTGTCCGCGTCAAGTacgccaacgacgagcaCTCGTTCCGCGAGAAGTTTACCCTCGTGACCTGGATCGGCGAGAACGTCAAGATCATGCGCCGGGCAAAG GTCTCGGTCCACACGGCCGACGTCAAGTCGATCATCCGCTCGTACTCGATCGAggtgtcggcctcgacgcccaaGGACCTCGAGGTG gacgaggtcgtccaGCGCTTGCGacgtgccggcggcgccaactACGACCGCTCCAAGTTTGACTAG
- the SRPRB gene encoding Signal recognition particle receptor subunit beta, with product MGSPDDKLQAATSAAADPIAEIVNKLRALPLFNEIVDHPVFKHPLLQHPLLQDPRFVAAIGGLLILFLVFALFPVGGSQKTSRRKGTPTVLLVGPPDSGKTAIFAKLSQDERPFTHTSLVPSISTVDIPSSDGRSKQARLVDLAGHARLREEVSKHINDADAAVFVVDIVALVRNAAAVAEELPALLSALAGASNRRGLSAEPTRLLILAHKTDLLAKSSSATSPPDLTPQARQTALERVRSILTREMDRLKVSRGSGGVGGRIEGMGRVASGGKSFWARLFGSSSAAEEPDAGAEDDEALVWGAAGPFRWEDVEGVEVSFATAGVGPAKAVGAEAADAGNGLDELNDFLWDL from the exons ATGGGCAGCCCAGACGACAAGCTGCAGGCGGCTACAAGCGCAGCGGCCGACCCGATCGCCGAGATTGTGAACAAGCTGcgcgccctccccctcttcAACGAGATTGTCGACCACCCCGTGTTCAAGCATCCCCTACTGCAGCACCCTCTCCTCCAGGACCCGCGCTTCGTCGCGGCCATTGGCGGACTTTTgatcctcttcctcgtctttGCAT tgTTCCCCGTTGGCGGATCGCAGAAGACGTCGAGGCGGAAGGGCACGCCGACCgtcctgctcgtcggcccgCCTGATAGCGGCAAGACGGCGATTTTCGCCAAG CTGTCCCAGGACGAACGGCCGTTCACCCACACCTCCCTCGTCCCCTCCATCTCGACGGTTGACATCCCCTCGTCCGACGGACGGAGCAAGCAGGCCCGTCTCGTCGACCTGGCTGGCCACGCTCGTCTCCGCGAAGAGGTCTCGAAGCACATCAACGACGCTGATGCCGCCGTGTTTGTCGTTGACAttgtcgcgctcgtgcgcaacgctgctgccgtcgccga AGAACTCCCCGCCCTCCTCTCGGCCCTCGCGGGCGCCTCGAACCGCCGCGGCCTCTCAGCCGAGCCGACCCGCCTCCTGATCCTGGCGCACAAGACGGACCTGCTCGccaagtcgtcgtccgcgACCTCACCTCCAGACCTGACGCCGCAGGCGCGTCAGACTGCCCTCGAACGCGTGCGCTCGATCCTGACGCGCGAGATGGACCGGCTCAAGGTATCGCGTGGGtccggcggcgtcggcggccggaTCGAGGGCATgggccgcgtcgcgtcgggcggcAAGAGCTTCTGGGCGCGCCTGtttggctcgtcgtcggctgccgaggagcctgacgccggcgccgaggacgacgaggcgctcgtctGGGGCGCCGCTGGGCCGTTTAGGtgggaggacgtcgagggcgtcgaggtgtCGTTTGCGactgccggcgtcggccccGCCAAGGCTGTCGGCGCGGAGGCTGCCGATGCTGGCAACGGGCTGGACGAGCTTAACGACTTTCTCTGGGATCTGTAG
- the pmp3 gene encoding Plasma membrane proteolipid 3, translated as MVRGSDILIALIIILFPPAGVAILTGCSCDLLIAIGLTILGYLPGHLYGFYILWKKMRAEELYGDHGYVYLGNGEFVPRDELPPQLQQPYYGSTAA; from the exons ATGGTCCGCGGGTCAGACATCCTCATCGCgctcatcatcatcctctTCCCGCCTGCGGGCGTGGCGATCCTCACGGGCTGCAGCTGCGACCTGTTGATCGCGATTGGGCTGACGATTCTG GGCTACCTCCC CGGCCACCTGTACGGCTTCTACATCCTCTGGAAGAAG ATGCGCGCGGAAGAGCTGTACGGAGACCACGGATACGTGTacctcggcaacggcgagTTTGTGccccgcgacgagctgc CGCCGCAGCTCCAGCAGCCATACtacggctcgacggcggcctag
- the SPBPJ4664.05 gene encoding UPF0641 membrane protein, with protein sequence MARTDPAPSPVPALNVPRLLFHSAVTGTMVSAYVSLQRLTGELRAAAGVEEEYGGQYQFLTILGLIITVWTFALSAAEDIVPLHFLHATKRVFALAALPVEITISAIYWPLILLAPSLMLPPKLDAEVGPDGAPPALFWIPLWMDLGLHAVPALSLIIDFFFLEKKYRPPTSTRTAALLAAGLGTAYALWAEHCNTQNGHFAYPFLDVMDGTGRALTYTGAVGFAFVVFQGLNALHK encoded by the exons ATGGCGCGCACTGACCCCGCCCCATCGCCGGTCCCGGCGCTCAACGTCCCCCGCCTCCTGTTCCACAGCGCAGTGACGGGCACCATGGTGTCGGCGTATGTGTCGCTCCAGCGCCTGACGGGGGAGCTgcgtgctgccgccggcgtcgaggaggag TACGGAGGCCAGTACCAGTTCCTCACGATCCTAGGCCTCATCATCACCGTGTGGACGTTCGcgctcagcgccgccgaggacattgTGCCGCTGCATT tCCTCCACGCCACCAAGCGCGTGTttgcgctcgctgcgctgccgGTCGAGATCACCATCTCGGCCATCTAc TGgcccctcatcctcctcgccccgtCACTCATGCTCCCGCCCaaactcgacgccgaggtcgggccggacggcgcgccgcccgcactCTTCTGGATCCCGCTGTGGATGGACCTGGGGCTGCATGCTGTCCCTGCGCTGTCGCTGATCATCG acttcttcttcctcgagAAGAAGTACCGCCCGCccacgtcgacgcgcaccgcggccctcctcgccgccggcctgggCACAGCGTACGCGCTGTGGGCCGAGCACTGCAACACGCAAAACGGCCACTTTGCCTACCCCTTCCTCGACGTCATGGACGGCACAGGCCGCGCGCTGACATATACCGGCGCCGTGGGCTTTGCCTTTGTCGTCTTCCAGGGCCTCAACGCGCTGCACAAGTGA